Below is a window of Longimicrobium terrae DNA.
GATCACGGGCCGAAGCCGGCGGGCGCCGCGTGAGGGATTCGCGCCCGGAGGGCCGAGAACCCGGTTCGCGCGTGCCTCGACTTCGCTCTACGAGATCAACCGTGGCGCGAACCGGGGGCTCGGCGCCGTTGGCAACAGCTGTATCGTTGCCTACGGCGCGCGAAGCCCGGCCCCGCGCAGCGGGGACACGCCCAGAACCGAAGTGCGTGAGTGCGTTAGTGCTGTGTGCGTCAGTGCGTGAGTGCGGAAACGGCTGTGCGAACATCCAGGCCGTTCCCGCATTCAGATCACGTGGACGGGATGTCGACCACGACCTCGGCGCTCATCCCCGGCCGCAGCGGGTGCGCGGCGTCCATTCCGCCGGTGACGCGCACCTTGACCGGAATGCGCTGCACCACCTTGGTGTAGTTGCCCGTGCTGTTGTCCGGCGGCAGCAGGCTGAACTTGGCGCCCGTGGCCGGGCTCAGGCTCTCGACCTCGCCGTGAAAGGCGTGGCCCGGATAGGCGTCCACCTCGAACTCCACGTCCTCACCCGGCACCACCGTGCGGACCTCGGTCTCCTTGAAGTTGGCCACCACCCACACGTCGGTGAGCGGCACCACCGTCATCAGCGGCTGGCCGGGCTGCACCAGCTGCCCCGCCTCCACCGTGCGCTTGCTCACCACGCCGTCCGCCGGGGCGACCACGCGGGTGTAGCTCAGCTGCAGCGCCACCCCGTCGCGCGCCGCGCGGGCCGCCGCCACCCGGGCGTCGGCGCCCTGCAGCCCGGCCTGCGCCACCGTCACCTGCTGCGACGCCGCGCTGGCGTTGCGCTGCGCCGCCGTCACCTGCGCCTGGGCCGCCGACACCGCCGAGTTGGCCGCCTCGGACGCCGCGTTGGCCGCGTCCAGCTGCTGCTGGCTCACGATGTTGCGGGCCGCCAGCGTGCGCATGCGCTCCAGGTCGGAAGTGGCCTTGCGGGCCGCCGCCTGCGCCTGCCGCACTTGGGCCTGGGCCTGGGCCACCTGGGCCTGCGACGCCGACGCCGAAGCCTCCGCCCCGCCGATCTGCGCCGCCGCCTGCCCCACGTGCCCCTCGCCGCCGGAGACGGCCAGCAGCGCGTTCAGCTCGGCGTTGGCCTGGGCCAGCCGGGCCTGCAGGTCGCGGTCGTCCAGCACCACCAGTACATCGCCCGCCTTGACGTGCTGGTTGTCCTGCACCATCACCTTGTTCACGTAGCCGCCGGTGCGCGCCAGCACGGGGGTGATGTGCCCCTCCACCTGCGCGTTGTCGGTGGTCACGTGCGACTGCGACCACTGCCACTTGCGGAAGCCCCAGATCGCGAGCCCCACCAGCGCCACCGCCACCACGCCAAGGATGATGCGCTTGCGCATTCCCCCGCCGGCGGGCTCCGCCGGAGCGGTGCGGGCCGGCTGCGCGGGCGCATGCGCCGCGCGCGGTTCCACTGTCTCTTCCATCTGGGCCATGGGGCCTTCTCCCTCGTCGTTCGTCAATATGAATCCGGCTCCGCGCCGCGCGGCCGCCGCAGGTTGTTCGTCCGTCCCGCCAGAAACGCTCAGCGCAGCGTGTCGGCCGAGCCCACCGCGCGCGCCAGGTTGGCCTGCGCCGCCGCCGTGGTGAAGCGCGCCTCGATCACCGCGTCGCGCGCGGTGATGAGCGAGGCCTGCGCCTGAATGAGTTCCAGGTTGCTCGCCACGCCGTTGGTGAAGCGCTCGCGCGCCAGGGCCAGCTCGTCTTCCGCAAGCCGCAGCCGCTCGCCGGCCACCTGCGCCTGCTCGCGCCCGTTCTGCAGGTCCAGCAGCGCGCCCTGCACCTCGGCCTGCACCTGCTGCCGCAGATCTTCCGACCGCACCGCCGTTTCGCGGATCACCGCGCGCTGCTCCTGCAGCCGGGCCTCGCGGCGGAAGCCGTCCAGGATGGGAAGCGACAGCTGCAGCCCCACCTGCCCCGTGCCGATGGCGTCGCCGGCGTGCAGGCCGTTGGCGCCGTAATCGGCCACCACGTCCACGCGCGGCAGCCGCTCTGCCTGAATGGCGCGCCGCTGCGCCTGCGCCGTCGAAGCCTGCGCCAGCGCCTGGGCCAGCTCCGGGCGCCGCTCCAGCGCCTGCGCCACGGCCGCGTTCTGCTCCGTGGGCACGCCCGCGCCGAAGCCGCCGTCCGCCAGCGAATCGGTGAGTACGAAGCGGGTGGCCGGGTCCGCGCCCAGCGACCGCGCCAGTTCGATCTGCGCGCGCTCGGCGGCATTGCGGGCCACCAGCACCTGCCCGTCGGCCGCCACCTTCTGCGTACGCGCGCGGGTCACGTCGATGGCCGTGCTCACCCCGGCCTCCAACTGCGCCTGGGCCAGTTCCAGCAGTTCGCCGGCGAGCGCCGCGTCCGCCTGGCGGGCGCTGAGCGTGGCCGCCGCGCGCGTGGTGCGCAGGTAGGCCAGCGCGGCGCGCTGGGCCGCCGTCTGCGCCACCGTGGCGCGCTCGGCCGTCACCGTGCCCACGAACTCGCGGGCGGCGCGGGTGCGCGCCACGCCCGCGGCGTCAAACACGGTCTGGTTCAGCCGCAGGCGCGCGTCCACGCCGCTCACCGGGCCGATGAGCGGGTCCGGCGCCGGGGTGCCTTCCGCGCGCGGAAGGCTGATGCCCATGGCTTCCAGGTTGAAGGTGCGTTCCGACACGCCCGCCGCGGCGCTCACCGAGGGGAGCAGCTCGGCGCGCGCCT
It encodes the following:
- a CDS encoding TolC family protein — protein: MRKIRTDAAQWSRAALAVGILCAAPAAAQQTAPQPLSLSEAVSRAATTTAGVSAAQLRVTEAEARVRQARAELLPSVSAAAGVSERTFNLEAMGISLPRAEGTPAPDPLIGPVSGVDARLRLNQTVFDAAGVARTRAAREFVGTVTAERATVAQTAAQRAALAYLRTTRAAATLSARQADAALAGELLELAQAQLEAGVSTAIDVTRARTQKVAADGQVLVARNAAERAQIELARSLGADPATRFVLTDSLADGGFGAGVPTEQNAAVAQALERRPELAQALAQASTAQAQRRAIQAERLPRVDVVADYGANGLHAGDAIGTGQVGLQLSLPILDGFRREARLQEQRAVIRETAVRSEDLRQQVQAEVQGALLDLQNGREQAQVAGERLRLAEDELALARERFTNGVASNLELIQAQASLITARDAVIEARFTTAAAQANLARAVGSADTLR
- a CDS encoding HlyD family secretion protein, with the protein product MAQMEETVEPRAAHAPAQPARTAPAEPAGGGMRKRIILGVVAVALVGLAIWGFRKWQWSQSHVTTDNAQVEGHITPVLARTGGYVNKVMVQDNQHVKAGDVLVVLDDRDLQARLAQANAELNALLAVSGGEGHVGQAAAQIGGAEASASASQAQVAQAQAQVRQAQAAARKATSDLERMRTLAARNIVSQQQLDAANAASEAANSAVSAAQAQVTAAQRNASAASQQVTVAQAGLQGADARVAAARAARDGVALQLSYTRVVAPADGVVSKRTVEAGQLVQPGQPLMTVVPLTDVWVVANFKETEVRTVVPGEDVEFEVDAYPGHAFHGEVESLSPATGAKFSLLPPDNSTGNYTKVVQRIPVKVRVTGGMDAAHPLRPGMSAEVVVDIPST